The nucleotide sequence TTCTAAAAATCGATCTAGGCGGTTGCCTAGGTGCGGCCTAAGCGCTAGGGGCCAGTCAACCATACTGAAAACATATTAGTCGGCCAACCTAAGCGGCATTGGCGCCTAGATGGGATTAGGTGGCCCCAGGCACTAACTAACCGTTCAAATTATCTATGCACGGCAGAAATAGTGCAgggtttttataattttttttagtttgggcttttaaatttaaagtccaattaaaaaatagaaatgtAGCATTTTTTTATTGGGCTTAAGTTTTATAAGTCGTAAACTTTGATCCAACAAGGAAATCGATTTGTTGACTTACCCTAGTAGTTAGCACCAAACTTCATCTTCATCATACTGAATAACTAGAGTTAGAGAAACTAGAGCAATGAAGAAATCCACATTTATGAGAAATCATAGAGTCAAAAAATTAGAGAGATCAAGTTGAAGAAAAAATTGTTGTATGTTCTTAACTGAGTGAGTTAGAAGTGATTGAATTAAAAGTTGGCTAAAGGCTCATCCTTTGGAAATGTCATTTCATCAGATAACCCCaaagaagctctagagtgagagaactttaCGAATATGATTTTACATCCGAAAAGAAGAGGAGGATCATAATGATGATATTGAGTTCctgtccgatgaagaacaagttgttgaaaattatgaTGAAGTAGAATAAGTTTGTAATATCTTATTAATTGTGTatttttgaactcattttaaatttgatgttattgtgttggagttttagaatgtgatttattatgtaatttatgttgatacCGTGAAATCCGTCTAGCAGCGTCTAGTCCATGCCTAAGTGGCCTAGGCGCTGATCTAGCGTCCGACTAACACGTAACGAATTTTAAAATCTTGCTTTGAACAATACAGCTTCAAATAAAAATCTGTCGATTCTATGCCTAAAAACAGAGTATGAATTGAGCAATGTACTTCATACCTTAGCCGGATTTACCAAGAAGCTGCAGAGAAAATCCCAAAATCACTCCCTTTTCTATATCGCTTTAAAAGGTAGGAAACCCTGAGGAGGAGGATGAAATAGGGAAAACATGAAAAGCTGTGGGAATGTGAACTCGACGAGGAAAAAAGCGAAATTGGAACGAAACATCAAAGCAAAAATGACTAGTGAGATTAAAGTAGTTCAATAATATTATAGTTGTTTTAATAGAAACATCGAAAGATAGATTATCTTAATTTTCTTACttcagtagttcaataatatgcTAGTAGTTCTAATGAAATTATTTCAACGTTGgtcattattatttatttttaatactaTTTAGTTTTAATACTAGTAAAGTTATTGTAAATAATGTTGATTGAAatgaatcaaaattattttaatattgatCAAAACAAGTTAACAAGATAATAATGACATCAATAGAAATTTCAAGATTAATCCATTGAACCCTAAGAACATCTTGCCTATGAAAATTACATATGTACGTAAAATCTGTCCATGCTTTCCAACTTCATTTCTAATGCCTTCTTACTCCTTTTGCATTCAACAAGTTTTTCTTGCAAGACTTTCAACTTGCAAAAAAGAATTGCACTTTCTTCATCCAATATCATTATCTCCTCATCTAGCTCTTCGCTTTGGTGGATTACAAAATCCAATTGTTCTATTGCGACACTTTCCTGCACAGGGTCATGCCATTTGAAAAAGCCACAGTCACCGGCCATCTGCAAAAGAACAAACCAATCATTCCTAGGAAAAGTATATTGCAAGATCTAAGATAAATGCAAATCGTACTTTCCAATTTTTGCATCGCCAAAACCTTCTACCAGGGGTATTGTGTGTCCATGATGTGAACAAATTGGCTGACAGTTTATGCATGCATATGGGGCGATCAGCTTGAGCAATTGAGGTTACAAATGCTTCTTCCACTTGTTCATTTTCCATATCTGGAGGGAGCAGTAGACAAACACTGAGAATGTGAAAAGAAACACTGTCCATTGTTGGGATTAACAATGTGCAACTCGTACTAGAAATGTAGCATACATCAGCAAATATTTATGTCCTACTTTACAAAGATTCTCAGTTGATGGTCATCTAAGATTATCATCTCTCGAGGAAATCATTTTCTCTTATATCACATGGCAATTATTTTTATGGTTATCCTAGATGTTTAGTAAAGATTATGGAACCAAAAATGGTAATACGATATTTCCATCTTATTTTCTAAGAAATTTTTTCACAAACCATCAGGAAACAAAAACATAATGTCCTATTCAACTGTAAGGTTGGATTGGTTAGTCTCACCTTTATCGTTCATGTCCTCAGTCATCTGTTTCAAAGGCTTCATTTCAATGATCTCTTTCAGTTGGATTACTACTTCAGCCATTCGAGGTCTCCTACTGGCTGATAAGTCTGTGCAACTCAATGCTAGCTGAAGAACGTTCCACACAGAGCTAGGGTCATAGTATTCGTTCATACTTGTATCAACAAAATCTCCTTCACCGGTAACTCTTAGAGATATCCATTGAACAATGTGTTGTTGCACTTCTGGGCCACGAATTATTGGAGGTTGGCCAGTAATCATTTCCAGAAGGATTATCCCAAAGCTATAAACATCACTTGCATCACTGGCATAGCCAGTACGGAAAtaactggaaaaaaaaaatttaaggtcaCAATTGAATTAAAATAGCAAGAAAAAACTATTGTTACTTTGCCTTTTCCTGGAAAACTAGTGGTGTGGTGACACTATCTAATGTTAAGAATGAAAATGGAAGAACAAGTCGCACCTTCCAGATTAACGAGGAAAAAGTAAGTTCTATGGACATCATAGCAGATTCAGTATTGGCTCTTAGTTTAACTAGGAACAAAGCATCAGGTTTTATTTACATACTTATATTCAATTGGTAACTAATTGCAATTCCAAAAATTAAGCTTTGTACCATCCTCCAAACCATGGGCTAGGGAGATAGCAGAGTTCTTTTTCAAATAATAGAGATGTATCATCTCCAGCATAATTGTTATAAAAAAGACAAGGCAAGCTATAGTTTTTGAACATTTGCGAGAAACCTCATTTTTAATTTCCACATGATTCTTTTGTAAGTTGCCTATTATGGTTAACAAAGTTGACACTTTCCCAATCTCACTGTCTATTTATGTGCTATAAAATAGCTCATAAAGAATTCACTatacattttctttatttataaattcataaCTTCCTTCGACACACCAAACCATCTTCTTATTTCTAACATAGACATACTAACTAAAGAATTGGCAGTCATGATAGTATGCAATAAAGTGTTATATTAGTCTAATCAGGACTAACCATGTGGTTACTACAGTACTTGACTACCTCTAGAAAGTATGGTGGAGAAAAGAACATACGCTGGATCAATATACCCTACTGTTCCAACCACTCTTGTGGTTGTATAAGTGTCATTCTCATTCCAAGCCTTGGAAATTCCAAAATCTGTTATTTTAGCCTCTAAATCTGCACCCAAGAGAATGTTTGAGCTCTTCACATCCCTATGAACTATTGGCGGGTTGCATCGCGTATGCAAATAGTCCAATCCTAAATTAAGTATAGAGAATTCATGTCGAGTTAAGAGAAATATGCACAAATccaaaataaagtaaaagaaCAAGAAGCTTTATAGTTTAAAACCTTGTGCAGCTTGGTATGCAATTTGGAGCCTCTGTACCCATGTCAACACAGGAAACCCAGCTTCACCTACGATTGAGAGAACATAGGAATAAGAAAGATCATAGTCATTGCCCAAATATTTCTAAACCCCAAGTTTATGCATctatatttgaaaaagaaatctaATACTCCAACCACATATTGAATGTTGCTTAATGCTTACAACAGAAACTTTGCAACCTTTAATGATTAGGACTAATACAAACTATTGAAGATTTGTGTTCATTATAATATCTTTTAATTTTAGGGGAAAAAGGTAATTTCTACACAAATGACTGAACATTCTTCCATAGACTCAATAAAGCATCTTACataataaaaaagtaaaagaaaccaGCAACAAAACAAGATATGGTATTCCATGTTGATTATGATTAGGTGATCATTTCCTTGAATGTTTATCATTTTACTACAAAATTCAATAAACACGACTAAGCAGGAAATATACTCTTAGATCAGCATCACACATCTTATCATTTCTTTCCATGAGTCTCAATTACACTAGGCAATCTATTGATTCAAATTACAGTGTTAGAAATGTCATAGTGCAAAACCTCTCAGATGGTCTTGAAGGTTTCCTTGAGGCATGTACTCATAGACAATAGCAAGGTAGCTTCTATCCTTGCAGTAACCAATTAAAGAAATTAGATTCGTGTGGTGAACTTGGGTTAAGCTCCTCAACTGCAATACAATACAAAatgttatcatgcatattcatacATTTGTCAAAATTCATTCTATCTCTAATTCAGTTTAATCACCGGTGGCCAATTGCATCTTTTTAGTGATCACTATAGCATACACTAGTGGATATTGTTCTCACCGTCTTCTAATTTGGTTGCTGGATTTCTATTATCTTCAAAATTTGAAggtctagtgaaatgaattatatACCTCAGCAAAGAACTCCATGTCACTCTGTTGTGATGAGTGTCTCTGTAGCTTGATTGCGACATCAGTTCCATCTTCCAAAAGTCCATAATAGACTATACCAAATCCCCCTCTGCCAATGACTGTCTCAAAGTTGTGTGTCATTTTTACTATTTGTTCATAGGTGAACAAGTGAGCATTACTTTGAAACCTATTATCTGTAAATTCGGCAATTCTTTCTGCAACCAAACCTTCCATACAGAAACCACATTGACATAACTGAATTAGGCACGGATCCATCATATTTGTGTAATTAAAACATTGATTAGCCATAAGCCTATCTAGCTTCTTAAGTATGATCACATTAGGAAATATGAAAAGGAAAGAtcatttctctttcttttttttctgttCTCCAAATTATGAGAACTACCAATTGAAGTAAAAAACTATTGAAAGTATGATGAAACATGATGCCAGTGGTCTTCTCATGACTGATCTTGAGAGACTCAAACTCAACAATAGTCCTATAACATTTCACAAAACTAATTTATGAAGGGTGAATTGACATCAGAGATTTTTTATAGTTGCTGACAATTGAACAAAGCATAAGGGAGACGATTAGAGAATGGCTCAAATTGTATCAACCGGAAGTTTTCAAGTTATTTAAATGATAAACAGAagattccttttctttcttgGGATAGATTTGTCTggcttgtatttatttttatagtgGAAATTTTCATTTGTGGTTTGGGGTCGATAACCTTAATCTTTCTGTATGCTACTGTTAGCATATAGATATAAGAACAAGTGAGTGTTTTTTTTCTCAAGTACAAACCTGGAATATCTAATTCATTGCTAGCATGTTCGTGCCAATTCTCATTTATGTTTGTTTCTTCTTCCTGAAAAGAAgcagaaaaataatattttgaaattgatatAATAGTAGAAGCTCAACTCATGATTAGCCTAGAAGAATAATTTTGGCATAACTTCAGTAACCGTAATCCATTGAATTCAGTCGCACAATAACAATGTTGCTCAATCACCATTTTATGAAGAAAACATATTAGGAGTTAGACTAAGTTACAAAAATCTACCATGGCTAACATGTACGAAGATCGAAGTACATGTATTAGTCTTAGAAAATAAGTTTAAACTGATTGCATTTATCAAGAATGAGGATCAAAAGTTCAAACCAAGCACATGCAAAAAAGATGAGCATATACCTTAAACCGCCTAAAAACTTGTGTGAAATGGATGAGTGGAATAAGCGTCAagtattttgttattttttcttgTGCCCCTCTGAGTTCATTCTGAATCCGCTTACCTTTGACCACAAGGTAGATAGAACTTCGTTGCTGGCAGCTAATAGCGAGATCATGACACTGAAGCAAGACCTCCTCCATCTTCTGAAGTGTTTGCATGGAAGCATCACCAAGCTCCCTGTCATCGAGCATCTCGAACTGTTTTCCTACCAATTCTAAGTAATCTACTAACTCCTTAAATTCCTTCTTCATCAGTTGTGCATTAGTAGCTGCCTTTATAACTTTACCAATCAGGGAAATTGCCGTGGCCACATCACTTATAGCCGCCATATTCGCTACCACCAGCAACTTTTGTGTCCTACAAAGGATGGCCCCACTTGTTctgtattttgatgtatgacaccTACAATAAAACCTTTTTTTGAAAGAGAAATGAACTTAGATGACTTAGATCCTGTTCACTTATAGGGACCATAGAATCAATAGAAATATACAAAATGTCTCGAAATAATAACTAGGGCAGGAGATTCAATTAACCGAGATTCAGAAGCTGAAATTTCACCTCTCCTATCAATAGGTTTAGCTAGAGCATTTATAACATGACCCAAGTAACCCTCACGAACGGGTATTTGAGCAATTCATCTTTACAGAACTTCCCTCTTGTATCATCAAAGCATCACCCATTAATACAatcatataatatataaatactTCATCTAATTAGGAAGACTAATCAGGAATAAAACTAAACAGAGTTGCATCTAACTAAGGAACATCAAAGACTAGATAAAGGAAAGAGAAGAAGTAACACAAATTAGAAATTCAATTTCTAAAAGTTTtagattttgtaaaaaaaaatatttttaattttggtaGACCCTCTTGTTTAGGAtgatggaaaatacaaaagtaaTGAACTTAGTGACACGCTAAAATGCTGAATTACATGCTTAACATGTATGTTAAACCAATGAtctaaaatagattaaaatagtTAATATTGTCAATGGACATTTGGACTATTACAAATTCGAAACTGCACTTTTACCTTTCGGCAACACAGTTTCAAGATACTACTGCAATCTTCCTCTTCAGCAAATAAAGAACTTGTTGATTCTATGCTTAAAAGTTAGACATATGCTTTGGAAAATAATACTTGCAGAAAACTGAGTATGTATGAATTGAGTGATGTACTTCATACCTTAGCCAGATGAATCCCAGATGCAAATTTAtcaagaagatgaagagaagagcCCAGAATCAGCCCCTTTTCTATATCGCCTTCTAGtgtatttaaacttaacttttcacAGGCTTAAAAGGTCGGAAACCCTAAGGAGAAAGAAATAGGGAAAACATGAAAAGCTGTGGGGTTTACTCTCTGCAGTTTCGAGGAAATAGGAACAAGGATTCCTTTTATTGTATGCAATTTGGAAGCCCTTTCGTCCTAGCGCGTGGGGCTTAATCATTCAGTTAGTTAGAGTCAAGAGATGGAAACTCAAAGCTGCGATGAATAGGATTTCCAATCCGGTGGGTGGGAGAAAGCAAATGACGCGTTAAAGCttgtttcaaataattttatataatatttttatcaaatgATGTTGACCCTAATTTAAACAAATgcttttacaaaattaattatagTTGAAATTGCTCTAGTACTGATTAACAGTTCGTATTATCCCAACACTATTAAAAAAAAACAGGACGGAATATCGAATAAGGGTCGAattgaataattaattaaaattattttaatattatttccgGATTGTGATTGTTGtgtcttaaaaaaaaaatgtttctatATCGTcatgatattatttattttgagtatagatttttataattttacttgTGGATTCTTCTTAAAAGGTCTCATATCAATAAAGATATCCTATATTCTTTTAAACGCATGATCCTTTCCAAATATTTCAAATATGAgactttaattaaatcctaaCAATTCTCACCTCAAACAAAGGATcgcaattactctcatggtccgggtCTCCCCTCAAGCATTTGGTCACTTTGACCTACTCTGGACCTCCCCATGAGCATCCacatccagtcatcctgacttGCTCTAGACCTCCTCGTAAGCATTTGCATCTGGTCACTTTTGACATGCTTCACGCCACCCCGCAAGCATCCCGTCACCTTGACCTGCCTCGGGCCTTCCCttgagcatctggtcaccttgacctagtCGCCTTcctgcaagtatccggtcaccttgacctaccccgggcctccccacaagcatccggtcactcatGACTAGCTCCAGGCCTACCATGTTCTGGACCATTTGTTGCGCAAAGACGGGGAcaactagggctgtaaatgaaccaagcgttcgtgaacaagcttggtgttcggcttggtaagagcttgtttatgttcgttcaatatacataagattgactaaacaaacaagcttgaacagctcgttaagctaaacaaacaagcttaaacacatatgtgttcagctcgttaatgttcgtgaacaacgttcgtgaacaatgtttatgaacaacgttcgtgaacaatgttcatgaaccatattcattaataaagctcttttcaatatgctaaataaataataaaataaaataaaataaacaaataaatttaaattatcaagatcaataaccaatcaaacaatcaaacaagcttgaattgagagcttgataacatctaaatgaaccaagctcaagccaaacttgaatcaagctcaagccaagcttgaaccaagctcaagctaagcttgaaccaagctcaagccaagcttcaaacaagctcaagctcataaaaaataaaccaaaccaagcttgaacactcatttcaaaagcttggttcattttaagctcggctcggctcggcttggttaccttatcaaacaagcttgaacaccccaaagcttggcttggctcggcttgtttacagccctagggacaacacctctcaacctctaatgtgcggaagaagaggaagagagaaagagatcgcgCGAAACAACAAGATAAAGATGTACAAAAGAAAAGGAGCAAACACGAgaaaggagaaggaggagaagaagaagaagaggaggagaaggaggaggaggaagaggaagaggaagaagagttaTCATGGTTCGGCGGCGTGCTTACTCCACAAAAAAGGCCaaagttttattagaattctctctacacaagagaatcatactacatgattcttgtgattgttgttgtataataggtttacaatgatccttATAAATAGTGCATAAACCCCAAACTCGGTAAactcataacagaattttgttatgaaaaatcgcaacagaattctattatgaaaagcagtaatagaattctgttatataaaatagtaacagatttttcttctatGACATCGCACTGGCCTTCATTCAAATATGAGTCacccgtcaacaatctccaccttggtgAATATTCACCTCTTCAAAGAACATAAGTATCTGAACAAAATTTCACCTGGATCTCTGGGTCtcggcttccttcctctagcatctagagatatggatcaagttcaagcaatgcttgaacttctctatgatcactggctttgtcagcatatttgcaacattatttgtaatgtgaaCTTTCTCAAGTTAAATTTTTCCAAAAGCAAACACCTCTATGATATTGTGAAACTTTACGTCAATGTGCTTAGTTTTTACATGATACACTTGATTCTTCACTAAATAGATAGCACTTTGACTATCGCATAATAACTTGATTCGTccttgctgaacacccagttttctgaccaaccctgtaagccataaagcttccttcgctgcttTAACTGCTACCATGTACTCTGACTTCATAGTAAACAatgcaacaagagactgtattatagatttccaacaaataggtcaTCCTGCCATAATAAACACGTATTCTGTAGTAGACCTCCTATCTTCTAAATATAGTGCATAGTTTGCATCTACATACCAAACAACTAAAGAATTTTCCAGTTGTCTACTGAATATGATatcataatcagttgtatttctcaagtatctgaaaatccacttgcaccctatagctttctcttcttcaggaagttccactagatcccacatttggttcttatgcaacgactccatctcctccGCTATAGCACCCGTCCACTTGTCCTTCTGAAAGCTATGTATCACCTCCTGAAAAGATatagggtctccgctactagtgataagtgcataagataccaagtcttcaaATCTGTATATGGTGGGTAGTTTTTACGACTCATCTCATTCTGCCACTAGTTATAGTGAGATGCTTCATGTGCTttgagctagaatcatcgaagccatgagtctctagctccacctgcacaacATTTTTCTTCATGTTGTtctgtggtgtttcctttccttctcctGAGTACATTATAGCATAGTCTTCTCGTtaaacaccacatctctgcttATCACCACCTtatttgccttaggatcccaaagcttgaagtcTTTAACTCATTTTTGATATCTAAGAAAAATGTCTGCTTTGACTTCACATCCAACTTTGATCTTttctcactagatatgtgcatataggctaGACATCCAAAAAACttgaagatgagagtaatctacctGAATCCCTGTCCATACTTCTTCTGATACTTTGCCTTATAGTgatgcccttggtgatctattaatgagatatcaTGTCATATTAACTAATTTTGCCCAGAAATTCTTTACTAGCTCTGTATTTAACTTGaaacatcttgccttctcaatgattatTCTGTTCAACATTTTCGCCACCTcattctgctgaggtgtcctATGAACCAAGAAATGTCTCATTATCCCATGCTACTCACAAAATTTCTGAAACTTTGAATCTGCGTACTCAGTCTCATTATCTaacctaaggcatttgatcttccttccagTCTGGTCTTCATTTCAGTTTTACACAATTTGAACTTTGCAAGAGTTTTTAACTTGTGTCGCATAAAGTATATCCAGACCTTTCATGagtaatcatcagtaaaacttaCAAAATACAGGTACCCTCCACGTGATACTACTGGCTGGTCCCtagagatccgtatgtacgtagttAAGAATCTCCTTCGTCTTGTTTGTTGCcgtcttgaattgcactttgctctgtttcccaaTAATATAAAATTTGCATAATTCATGTTTGCAcgtcttgacacccttcaacaaatctctcttgtgaagttttAGCATTCCACATTCACTCATATGCCCTAGTCGtatatgccacaagacagtactGTCTGATTTAAACTCCATCGAGGTGACTCCACCTACAACtatagtccctatcaacttgtagatgttccTTGTTACCTTTTGTTCTTTCATTACTGTCAGAGCTCCCTTGCTAACCTTCATTACCCCGCTCACGGAATTGTAATTGCAACCAGtaccatccagtgtgcctagtgagattaAATTCTTCTTTAGATCTGGTGTGTgtctgacatcacataaagtttTGATCACATCATCAAACATCTTAATTCTGAAGTTCCCTATGCTAATAACTTTGCATGACGCATCGTTTgccatcaacactgaaccagaatcctgtaacgccccgccccttcctgcttaagctgacgggggttacttatcttctCTTCttaaaaacagcggaagtcttatctatagtatatattttttttctttttaaacttttcttttacttttcaaatcatcatcgctaactacctatcatatgagtcacataacatgcttaacataaatttaactcataatactaaagagcatgataaAGTGTTATAGAGTCTTAaaagaaacaacatgaacataattcttattaactagaagcaggtctttctctttagccaagtcactactacacacatcctccttgccctctcctgctgctcccttagtacatccattctttgctcttatatgtggtacaaggaaagtaagctgtgagcactcaaggctcagtaagatcctttcctactcacgaaaaccgtatagcataaataaagcttcaaggcataaagcataaagaaaactcatcatatcatgtatagaaacattatatcataacataatcatatggtatcatggcatatcctaataaagtcataatgtgcatcctaacataacataatcatgatcataacatattctaacataatcgtaaggttcatcctaacataacataacataatcataggcatcatggtgTATCGtcacataatcataatgtgttatgcaagatgactttcaaaaacatgattcatgcaataacatatgcaacatgtcctttgaaaacttattacttgtatacttaaacatattcataacatgattagggccccggcttataccacatacataaatgcgcgcgtcccatgtaggtccaaggtagcaagtcttgaaccctacaaggcatacataactaggcccgtttcttagtccatcgacctaggggtacttaggagcccatccctaacgaggcccgtttcttagtccatcgatcacggggcgcttatggagtccacccttggtacaagccatataaagtaaagtagcatgtcatacatatcatgattCTTATCATTTattgcacatcatatttcttatcatatcataccatatagaattttgggcacacaactcatcataatggtatgtaaaatttgggcacacagcacatcataaatacatgcatagtttgggcacacagctcatcataaatagcatgtaaacttaggcacacagctcatcacatatatcatgcgtaaattgggcacacaactcatcataaataacacacagcatagcataagggtttccatcatgtatagatcatatatgtgcataattaaacatagaagcatagcaatctcataaacatggcatataagatacatgggaaacataattagatttctaaccctaatgtcttataggggccgaaacatatagattgggttttaggtaaaaactccataccaacatgtgaaccctaaataagTATCATTTCCTATACTATAAGaaaaacaccatgagcaagtttaggtagagttctaggttttcttaagattacaacttatcatggccaaaCTTATCAAACACTCATTGGGTTAAAatttatcattcaagcttgtgaaccctaaacaacttcatagcaattatttcaaggaacaacgtgagcatagttgagttaggttttaagttttctaagcccttaaacatgatatggccgaaacttgtaggacttaaaactagggttcaagtgtcctaaaagcatgagaactttaaacaactttcatagcaaatatttcaaggaacaacatgagta is from Zingiber officinale cultivar Zhangliang chromosome 7B, Zo_v1.1, whole genome shotgun sequence and encodes:
- the LOC122005960 gene encoding probable leucine-rich repeat receptor-like protein kinase At2g28990 isoform X1 is translated as MAAISDVATAISLIGKVIKAATNAQLMKKEFKELVDYLELVGKQFEMLDDRELGDASMQTLQKMEEVLLQCHDLAISCQQRSSIYLVVKGKRIQNELRGAQEKITKYLTLIPLIHFTQVFRRFKEEETNINENWHEHASNELDIPGLVAERIAEFTDNRFQSNAHLFTYEQIVKMTHNFETVIGRGGFGIVYYGLLEDGTDVAIKLQRHSSQQSDMEFFAELRSLTQVHHTNLISLIGYCKDRSYLAIVYEYMPQGNLQDHLRGEAGFPVLTWVQRLQIAYQAAQGLDYLHTRCNPPIVHRDVKSSNILLGADLEAKITDFGISKAWNENDTYTTTRVVGTVGYIDPAYFRTGYASDASDVYSFGIILLEMITGQPPIIRGPEVQQHIVQWISLRVTGEGDFVDTSMNEYYDPSSVWNVLQLALSCTDLSASRRPRMAEVVIQLKEIIEMKPLKQMTEDMNDKDMENEQVEEAFVTSIAQADRPICMHKLSANLFTSWTHNTPGRRFWRCKNWKMAGDCGFFKWHDPVQESVAIEQLDFVIHQSEELDEEIMILDEESAILFCKLKVLQEKLVECKRSKKALEMKLESMDRFYVHM
- the LOC122005960 gene encoding probable LRR receptor-like serine/threonine-protein kinase At2g28960 isoform X2; this translates as MAAISDVATAISLIGKVIKAATNAQLMKKEFKELVDYLELVGKQFEMLDDRELGDASMQTLQKMEEVLLQCHDLAISCQQRSSIYLVVKGKRIQNELRGAQEKITKYLTLIPLIHFTQVFRRFKEEETNINENWHEHASNELDIPGEAGFPVLTWVQRLQIAYQAAQGLDYLHTRCNPPIVHRDVKSSNILLGADLEAKITDFGISKAWNENDTYTTTRVVGTVGYIDPAYFRTGYASDASDVYSFGIILLEMITGQPPIIRGPEVQQHIVQWISLRVTGEGDFVDTSMNEYYDPSSVWNVLQLALSCTDLSASRRPRMAEVVIQLKEIIEMKPLKQMTEDMNDKDMENEQVEEAFVTSIAQADRPICMHKLSANLFTSWTHNTPGRRFWRCKNWKMAGDCGFFKWHDPVQESVAIEQLDFVIHQSEELDEEIMILDEESAILFCKLKVLQEKLVECKRSKKALEMKLESMDRFYVHM
- the LOC122005960 gene encoding probable LRR receptor-like serine/threonine-protein kinase At2g28960 isoform X3, which produces MANQCFNYTNMMDPCLIQLCQCGFCMEGLVAERIAEFTDNRFQSNAHLFTYEQIVKMTHNFETVIGRGGFGIVYYGLLEDGTDVAIKLQRHSSQQSDMEFFAELRSLTQVHHTNLISLIGYCKDRSYLAIVYEYMPQGNLQDHLRGEAGFPVLTWVQRLQIAYQAAQGLDYLHTRCNPPIVHRDVKSSNILLGADLEAKITDFGISKAWNENDTYTTTRVVGTVGYIDPAYFRTGYASDASDVYSFGIILLEMITGQPPIIRGPEVQQHIVQWISLRVTGEGDFVDTSMNEYYDPSSVWNVLQLALSCTDLSASRRPRMAEVVIQLKEIIEMKPLKQMTEDMNDKDMENEQVEEAFVTSIAQADRPICMHKLSANLFTSWTHNTPGRRFWRCKNWKMAGDCGFFKWHDPVQESVAIEQLDFVIHQSEELDEEIMILDEESAILFCKLKVLQEKLVECKRSKKALEMKLESMDRFYVHM